A window of Candidatus Paceibacterota bacterium genomic DNA:
GTGAAGATTAAAGAACGCACGGGAAAACCACTTGTTGTCCATGTTCATGCTACGGAGTATGACCGAACCGGAGATAATCCTAATCCACGTATTCGTGATATTGAGCTCATGGGGCTCCATGCTGCGGACGCGGTCATCACCGTGTCTGGTCATACGAAAAACATAGTACAAATGCGTTATGGCGTCCCAGGAAGCAAGATTTACGTTGTGCATAATGGTGTGCTGCCTGTTGTTCCCGTAAAGAGACTTCCTCCAGGAATCGGTTTACTGCGTGCTCAAGGAAACAACATTGTGCTTTTCGTCGGTCGCATCACGATTCAGAAGGGTCCTGAGTATTTCATCCAAACGGCAAAGCGCGTACTTGAGTACGTACCAAAGACCATCTTTCTCGTTTCTGGATCAGGTGACATGGAGCACCAAATGATGAATCTTGCTGCAGAGCTTGGTATTTCATCTCAGGTTTTGTTTACAGGATTTCTGCGCGGAGACGAACTCATGGAAACCTATGGAAGCTCCGATATTTATATTATGCCTTCCGTATCTGAGCCGTTTGGTATTACTGCACTTGAGGCTGCGCAGCATGGAGCAGCGCTACTACTCTCAAAGCAGTCAGGTGCACGTGAGGTTATTGCAGGAGCATTTACTGCTGACTTCTGGGATATCGATGAGATGGCGAATGCAGTGGTGGCCATATTGCGTAGTCCAGGTCTTCGCAAAACAATGCGTGAGCATGCCAAAGATGATGCATCTAGGGCAACCTGGGATCTTGCTGCGGAAAAGACGAATGAGGTCTATCGTTTGTTTCTCTAGTTTTCATTAAATAATTCTCTACTTATAAACTGACCATGCCCTCAATTTGCTTCTATTTTCAGATTCACCAGCCGTATCGTGTCAAAAAGATGCGTGTTTTCGATGTCGGAGAGACTGATAACTATTTCGATGAGGAAGGGGATACTCTTCGCAATAATCGTGCTATAGCAGAAAAGGTTGCGCGCAAATCGTACATTCCAATGTTGCGTGTTTTGCGTGATCTTTTAGTGCAGTACCCAGAATTCAAGTTCACATTTTCTATCTCAGGTGTCGCTTTACAGCAATTCGAGGCATGGATTCCTGAGATCATCGACATGTTACGCGACCTTGCGCTTACCGGAAGGGTTGAGTTCCTTAGTGAAACCTCTCATCACTCGCTATCATTCCTCTATTCACCAAAGGAATTTCGTAAGCAGGTAGAATCGCACCGCAATCACATCGAGCGTCTTTTTGGGGTCACACCAACATCATTCCGAAACACTGAACTTATCTATAACAATGCACTTGCAAAGGAAGTGGAAGACATGGGTTTCACTGCAATCCTCGCGGAAGGTTGGGATCCACTTTTGGGAGATCGTACACCAAACCAAGTCTATCAGGCTCCAAATGTCTCACGTATTGTCACGCTCGTGAAAAACTATCGACTCTCTGATGATATCGCTTTTCGCTTCAGTAATCAGGGTTGGACGAGCTGGCCACTTACTTCAGAGAAGTTTGCAAATTGGGTGCATAGTGTTGCGGGTAATGGGGAGCTGATTAATCTCTTCATGGATTTTGAAACTTTTGGTGAGCACCAGTGGGAGGACACGGGAATCTTTAATTTCATGCGTGCACTTCCTGGTGCCATTCTCCAGCACCCTGACTTTGATTTTGTGACCGTGACCGAGGCAGCGCAGCGATATCCTGTGCGAGGTATCTATGACGCACACGCTCCAGTCACATGGGCTGACACCGAACGTGACCTTACTGCATGGATGGGTAATCCAATGCAGCTTGAGGCTCTTCGCTCTGTCTACTCACTTGAAGATGCAGTACATGAGTCAGGTGATGCTGCTGTGCTCGAAGATTGGCGCAAGTTGCAGACTTCCGATCATTTCTACTATATGTGTACGAAGTATTTCGCTGATGGCGATGTGCATAAATACTTCAGTCCATTCGACACACCTTATGAGGCATTTGTCGCATATAATAATGCGCTCGCGGATCTCCGTAGTCGACTCCACATCCATTTACGTTCGAAATAATAGTATAATACATATACATGCGTTCTTTTGCATACGGAAACGGCACCACACTCATTATGCTCGACAATTACGGAAGACTCCGTGATTGTTATTTTCCGTACGTTGGACTCGAAAACCATATCGGCGGGGGATTGCTCCATCGTATTGGAGTCTGGGTTGATGACACATTTTCATGGACAGATGATGATACTTGGGAAATTGTCTGCGCATCTGATGCCGCTAATACTGGGCATATTGCAATGTATTCGGCGCGCCTCCAGCTTGAGTTGCAATTCACTGATGTGCTCTATAACGGTAAGGAGATATTCATTCGCCGCATTGCGATACTGAATAAGAATGAGCGCTCTCGTACGGTGCGTCTCTTTTTCAACTCGCAATTTGAGATAGCAGCAACTGCACGTGGCGATACGGCATATTATGACCCTCAAGCAAATGCAATCATTCACTATGAAGGATCGAGAGCATTTCTTGTTTCTGGAGTTGTTGATGATAAAGGACCCTCAGATTGGACGGTTGGTATTTTCCAAATAGAAGGCAAGGAGGGTACATATAGAGACGCAGAAGATGGAATACTTTCAAAGAATCCCATCGAACATGGACGGGTCGACTCAACATTCGCTCTCGAGGCACAGATAGGGTCTCATTCTTCAAAGATATATACACAGTGGCTCTGTATGGCTGAGTCGGTTGAAGCTGTTGTCGACATGCATCATGATGTTATTCAGCGCACCCCTGAGTACATTTCGCTTTCCGCAAAGAACTACTGGCATGCATGGGTTTCTCGTACGAAGTGGGATTATTATGCGCTTCCTACTTCTGTAATTGATCTCTTCATTAAGTCACAATTTCTCATTCGCTCACATGCAGACAAGAATGGAGGAGTCATCGCTTCGGGTGATACTGACATGCTTCAAGGTGGACGTGATACGTATTGCTATATTTGGCCGCGTGATGGTTCTTATATCTCAAGTGCATTTTCTCTTGTTGGTGATTTTCCTGCATCACGAAGGTTCTTCGAGTTTTGTGCAAAAGCAGTAACGGAGGATGGCTACCTCATGCATAAATATCGACCCGATGGATCCCTTGGATCATCGTGGCATGGATGGATGGTGAATAGTCATCGCGAACTACCAATCCAAGAGGATGAAACAGCACTAGTGCTCTGGAGTCTTTGGGAATACTGGAAAGATACTCGAGATCTCGAATTTATCGAAAATATATACGATAGTTTCATCAAGAAGGCTGCATATTTCCTCACGGCACACCGCGATCCGTATACAGGTCTTCCAAGACCTTCCTATGATCTCTGGGAGGAACGTTTTGGAGTACATACATACACCGTCGCTGCAACCTATGCAGGGCTTTGGGCAGCAGCGCAGTTTGCTACAATGCTCGGCAAAGATCGTAGTGCATCAGATTTTTTGCACATTGCGTACAACATTCGACCTGCACTCATGCAGCATCTTTACAATGAAGAAACAGGTTTGTTCTATCGTTCGCTCACTATAGATGATGCGGGAGTCATACACAAAGATGATACTGTGGACGCATCAAGCGCTTATGGTGTCTTCATGTTCAAGGTGCTTGAGGCAGACGATGAGCGACTGATAAAGGCAATGAAGAAGGCAGAGGAGTTACTCACTGTGCAGACTCCAATAGGTGGGATTGCACGATACGCGGGGGATAAGTACTACAAAAAGGCGAATAGTCCGCATAGTAATCCTTGGATCATCACCACATTATGGTGGTCTCAATATGCGATAGCAAGAGCGGTAACAGATGACGACCTTGACCCTGTGCGCAAGGCACTTGAGCGCGTTGCTCGTTTTGCAGGACCGACCGGCATCCTCCCTGAACAGATTGATCCTCAAACAGGTGGTCCCGTTTCCGCATCCCCATTAGTGTGGAGTCATGCGGAATATGTGCGTACTGTAGTGCAGTATTTGCAAAAATGCAGGGCTCTTGGGATTATCGATGAAACAAACTACTAGTATGAAATTCGTATATACTGCGCAAAATGTGCCGAAAGGTGTCATTCCTGCTCCAGCTCTTGGCCTCCTTGAGCAATTGAGTGGTTTTTCTCAGAAAACGAGTGGTGAATACAAAGAGCAGATTGAAGTACTCCGCGTGCCATTCGATGGAATGATGCTGAGTGAGTCATCGAGAATGGCGCAAAAAATGAATACCTCATCATTGCGTGTAGTTTTTGTTGTAGGTATCGGTGGTTCAAGTCTTGGAACTCGCGCAATTACCGAGGCATTAAACACTCGCGGTAAGTTCACCGAAATAGTATTTCTAGAGTCTCTTAGTGGGCACAAGCTCAGTGAGATTCAGGCTCGATGCATGTCATTACACTCAGCGGATGAATTTGTCATTAATATCATTTCAAAGGCAGGCGCAACGACAGAAACAATCGCTAACTTTAGCATTCTAACGAACTTTCTTTCTCATATTAGTGGGTGGCAAAAACGAGTTGTGGTAACCACTACCTCAAGCAGTGAATTAGCGAAGCTTGCTCAGGCAGAAAAATACGAGCTGCTCTATATGCCCCAAGTCATATCTGGAAGATACTCCGTATTCACTCCAGTAGGACTTTTTCCTTTGGTTCTCTGTGGGTATCCTGTGCAAGATATTCTCGAGGGTGCTCGCGATGTGCAACAACTGCTCAATAGCCCTCATGATCCAACAAGACGTTTGGTCGAAGATATCCTCGGATCAATGCAGAACGGTGGTCACATTATCGATTTCTTCTTCTTTAACGCAGAACTCGAAGACTTGGGTAAGTGGGGAAGGCAACTCTATGCAGAAAGCCTCGGGAAGACATTTGATCGCAGTGGACGCGAAGTGCATACCGGAATTACGCCTACCGTCTCCATAGGATCAGAGGACTTGCACTCAATGGTACAACTTTACTATGGGGGGCCACGTGATCGGATCACCTTGCTCTTGCCGCCACTTGGTGGAGATAAGCACGTTGTTCCTCATCACCCGTTCACAAAACTTGTCCCTGGAATAGATAGTAGAACTACGGATGAAATCAATACTGCTATCTACACAGGAGTCGCTGCAGCATTTCGTAGTAACAAGATTCCATTCGGTGAAGCAACTTTCCCTGGACTCAATGCACATATGATTGGAGCATTCATGCAGTGGCAGATGCAAACCGTTGCAACACTTGCTGAGGCACTCAATATCTGCGCGTTCGATCAACCTAATGTCGAAGATTATAAAAAAGTAACCCACAGCTTATTGCTCAGAAACTAATATGACATACGCACTCTATGATATTGGCGGTACAAAAACACGAATCGCTATAAGTCGCGATGGGGCTACTTTTGAAGATCCAACAATAATCAATACGCCAAAAGACTATCGTGAAGGTATTGAACAGATCGCAAAAATAACCAAGGAGCTTGCGGGTGAACCCATTACGGCTGCTGGAGGCGGTATTGCTGGTGTATTGTCGAGAGATCGCTCGCTCTACCTTGGGGGACCAAATCTTTTAGGCTGGGGTGGGCGTGCAATACCACAACTGCTCTCAGAAAAACTCGGATGTCCTGTATTTCTTGAAAATGACACCGCAATAGTCGGACTCGGTGAAGCTTATCATGGCGCAGGTAAGGGCGGTGATATCGTTGTATACATGACAATATCTACAGGCGTTGGTGGTGTTCGCATTGTGCATGGAGATATTGATGTATCTGTGTTTGGTTTTGAGCCGGGTCATCAAATCATTGATGCAGGCGGAGCGTTACATAAGGGCGTTGGCGGTTATGGCGTTGATCTTGAGGGATATATTTCGGGCAGTGCAGTTGAAATGCGTTATGGTAAAAAGCCATTCGAGATCACTGACCCTGAATTTTGGGACGAGATGGCACGACTTCTTGCCTATGGTCTCAATAATACGATCGTCCACTGGTCACCGGATATCGTAGTCTTGGGCGGCTCAATGATGAAACAAATTGGTATTCCTGTTAACCGAGTGAGGGAACATCTCTCGGGTATGCTTCACATCTACCCCCAGCTTCCTCGCATTGTCAAAGCAGAGCTCGGTGATATTGGAGGGATTTACGGTGCACTCCACTTTGTTGATCATCGTTATCGCGAAACAATACGCTCAAAGAAGCTAATGCAAAATGATGGAGAATTGAAGAAATAAACCGCGCTTGCGGTTTTTTCGTGCAGTAAACTCGGAAATACGCTATACTCCAAAAATGAAGTTTTCAATCAAGAAAAGACTCGCAGGAACACTCGGACGTGTCGGCGAAATTACAACCCCACATGGAAGCATTCGAACTCCCGCATTCATTGCTGTTGGTACCAAGGCGACCGTAAAGGCACTCACTCCGGAAATGGTAAAAGATTTAGGCGCACAAGCGACACTCGAAAATACCTACCATCTTTATCTGCAGCCAGGTGATGAAATCGTCCGTGAGAATGGAGGTGTAGCAAAGTTCATGCACTGGGATGGTCCCACGTTTACTGACTCAGGTGGTTTTCAGGTGTTCTCACTCGGTGCTGCATTCGGCAAAGGTGTTTCGAAGGTCGCAACAGGTGCTGTTGCACGTGAGGAAGACGGTCGCGCAGGGAAAAAACCAAAGGACGATCACGGAGCACTCGCATCTATCGATGAAGAGGGGGTCACTTTCAAGTCTCACCTCGATGGAAGTGCACATCGATTCACACCAGAGCGCTCAATGGAAATTCAACACAACCTTGGTGCTGATATCACATTTGCTTTCGATGAGTGCACTTCGCCAATTGATCCACTTGAATATCAGAAGGAGGCGCTTGATCGTACCCATCGCTGGGCAAAGCGCTCACTCGAGCACCACCAGAAGCTTGGAATATCTCTCGCCACAAGAGAACAACAGGGGCTTTATGGTGTAGTGCAAGGTGGAAAGTATCGTGAATTGCGGGAAGAGTCCGCGCGCACCCTGGGAAATATGGACTTTGATGGCTTTGGTATTGGGGGATCGTTTACAAAAGAAGATATTGGAACTGCAGTTGCCTGGGTAAACGCTCTGCTGCCTGAGGATAAGCCTCGTCATCTCCTGGGTATCGGCGAGCCTATTGATATGTTTCTTGGCTGCGAGAATGGTGTGGATACTTTCGACTGTGTCGCTCCTACGCGTATGGGGCGCAACGGTGGAG
This region includes:
- a CDS encoding glycosyltransferase family 4 protein; this encodes MPRVPRILMLGWELPPYNSGGLGVACEGLTRGLAEQGVEIHFLLPFSGKDDTHGYMNVHSMVNAQTTDKETLKAYARLLASPYMTEKEYTELLLRTPGLSLYGASLFQLVELFVDYADRMSKSIDFDIIHAHDWLTYLAGVKIKERTGKPLVVHVHATEYDRTGDNPNPRIRDIELMGLHAADAVITVSGHTKNIVQMRYGVPGSKIYVVHNGVLPVVPVKRLPPGIGLLRAQGNNIVLFVGRITIQKGPEYFIQTAKRVLEYVPKTIFLVSGSGDMEHQMMNLAAELGISSQVLFTGFLRGDELMETYGSSDIYIMPSVSEPFGITALEAAQHGAALLLSKQSGAREVIAGAFTADFWDIDEMANAVVAILRSPGLRKTMREHAKDDASRATWDLAAEKTNEVYRLFL
- a CDS encoding glycoside hydrolase family 57 protein, whose protein sequence is MPSICFYFQIHQPYRVKKMRVFDVGETDNYFDEEGDTLRNNRAIAEKVARKSYIPMLRVLRDLLVQYPEFKFTFSISGVALQQFEAWIPEIIDMLRDLALTGRVEFLSETSHHSLSFLYSPKEFRKQVESHRNHIERLFGVTPTSFRNTELIYNNALAKEVEDMGFTAILAEGWDPLLGDRTPNQVYQAPNVSRIVTLVKNYRLSDDIAFRFSNQGWTSWPLTSEKFANWVHSVAGNGELINLFMDFETFGEHQWEDTGIFNFMRALPGAILQHPDFDFVTVTEAAQRYPVRGIYDAHAPVTWADTERDLTAWMGNPMQLEALRSVYSLEDAVHESGDAAVLEDWRKLQTSDHFYYMCTKYFADGDVHKYFSPFDTPYEAFVAYNNALADLRSRLHIHLRSK
- a CDS encoding glycoside hydrolase family 15 protein; translation: MRSFAYGNGTTLIMLDNYGRLRDCYFPYVGLENHIGGGLLHRIGVWVDDTFSWTDDDTWEIVCASDAANTGHIAMYSARLQLELQFTDVLYNGKEIFIRRIAILNKNERSRTVRLFFNSQFEIAATARGDTAYYDPQANAIIHYEGSRAFLVSGVVDDKGPSDWTVGIFQIEGKEGTYRDAEDGILSKNPIEHGRVDSTFALEAQIGSHSSKIYTQWLCMAESVEAVVDMHHDVIQRTPEYISLSAKNYWHAWVSRTKWDYYALPTSVIDLFIKSQFLIRSHADKNGGVIASGDTDMLQGGRDTYCYIWPRDGSYISSAFSLVGDFPASRRFFEFCAKAVTEDGYLMHKYRPDGSLGSSWHGWMVNSHRELPIQEDETALVLWSLWEYWKDTRDLEFIENIYDSFIKKAAYFLTAHRDPYTGLPRPSYDLWEERFGVHTYTVAATYAGLWAAAQFATMLGKDRSASDFLHIAYNIRPALMQHLYNEETGLFYRSLTIDDAGVIHKDDTVDASSAYGVFMFKVLEADDERLIKAMKKAEELLTVQTPIGGIARYAGDKYYKKANSPHSNPWIITTLWWSQYAIARAVTDDDLDPVRKALERVARFAGPTGILPEQIDPQTGGPVSASPLVWSHAEYVRTVVQYLQKCRALGIIDETNY
- a CDS encoding ROK family protein — translated: MTYALYDIGGTKTRIAISRDGATFEDPTIINTPKDYREGIEQIAKITKELAGEPITAAGGGIAGVLSRDRSLYLGGPNLLGWGGRAIPQLLSEKLGCPVFLENDTAIVGLGEAYHGAGKGGDIVVYMTISTGVGGVRIVHGDIDVSVFGFEPGHQIIDAGGALHKGVGGYGVDLEGYISGSAVEMRYGKKPFEITDPEFWDEMARLLAYGLNNTIVHWSPDIVVLGGSMMKQIGIPVNRVREHLSGMLHIYPQLPRIVKAELGDIGGIYGALHFVDHRYRETIRSKKLMQNDGELKK
- the tgt gene encoding tRNA guanosine(34) transglycosylase Tgt codes for the protein MKFSIKKRLAGTLGRVGEITTPHGSIRTPAFIAVGTKATVKALTPEMVKDLGAQATLENTYHLYLQPGDEIVRENGGVAKFMHWDGPTFTDSGGFQVFSLGAAFGKGVSKVATGAVAREEDGRAGKKPKDDHGALASIDEEGVTFKSHLDGSAHRFTPERSMEIQHNLGADITFAFDECTSPIDPLEYQKEALDRTHRWAKRSLEHHQKLGISLATREQQGLYGVVQGGKYRELREESARTLGNMDFDGFGIGGSFTKEDIGTAVAWVNALLPEDKPRHLLGIGEPIDMFLGCENGVDTFDCVAPTRMGRNGGVYTKDGRLNLFNAKFVRDLGAIEDDCKCYTCTHFTRSYLAHLFRSEEMLAGTLASIHNLYFIVHLVDAIRERMELGGYEEFKNAFLMRYYKDGAIT